From the genome of Pelagicoccus sp. SDUM812003, one region includes:
- the eno gene encoding phosphopyruvate hydratase, with amino-acid sequence MKIKKLDAYQIFDSRGMPTVEVELTLSDDTVGRGLVPSGASTGQFEALELRDGDRRKFRGKSVYKAIESVKGEIAQALVGRDVYDQRGLDQALIDLDGTGNKSRLGANGILGVSMAAAYAAANSRGQQLFEYLGNGDGNLLPLPEIQIIGGGAHANWRTDVQDFLVIANGARDYAETLEITYNVYHAAGDIFRERGKYFGIADEGGYWPEFDSNEAVFEVFLEAIERAGYVPGRHASISLDIAASDLFDEESQTYRFRLENRSYSREAFAELMIEWCEKYPILSIEDPAADTDWESWKRIYEAVGHKVQIIGDDLFTTNLKRIQEGISRGVANSVLIKLNQIGSVTETMEAIRATQAAGWLPVVSARSGETEDAFICHLAVATNAGQLKVGSFARSERMVKWNECLRIERRLGERARFVGSRIYDLIFAQRLTT; translated from the coding sequence ATGAAGATAAAGAAACTAGACGCTTATCAAATATTCGACTCGAGAGGCATGCCTACCGTGGAGGTCGAACTCACCTTGTCCGATGACACAGTCGGCCGAGGGCTGGTACCCAGCGGCGCTTCGACCGGGCAATTCGAGGCCTTGGAACTACGGGATGGGGATCGCCGGAAGTTCCGCGGGAAGTCGGTTTACAAGGCGATCGAGAGCGTAAAGGGGGAGATCGCTCAGGCCCTGGTTGGGCGTGACGTCTACGATCAGCGTGGTTTGGACCAGGCATTGATCGACCTCGACGGCACGGGCAACAAGAGCCGACTGGGAGCGAACGGGATATTGGGCGTTTCCATGGCAGCTGCCTATGCGGCGGCGAATAGTCGAGGCCAGCAGCTCTTCGAGTATTTGGGGAATGGAGACGGGAACCTATTGCCCTTGCCTGAAATTCAGATCATCGGGGGCGGCGCTCATGCGAACTGGCGTACCGACGTGCAGGACTTTCTGGTTATCGCCAACGGGGCGCGGGATTACGCAGAGACGCTAGAGATAACCTACAATGTGTATCATGCGGCTGGTGACATTTTCCGCGAGCGGGGCAAGTACTTTGGAATTGCGGACGAGGGCGGGTATTGGCCCGAGTTCGACAGCAACGAAGCGGTTTTCGAGGTCTTTCTGGAAGCGATAGAACGCGCGGGGTATGTGCCGGGCCGGCACGCCTCCATATCTTTGGATATCGCGGCCAGCGACTTGTTTGACGAGGAGAGCCAGACCTACCGTTTTCGTTTGGAGAATCGCAGCTATTCTCGGGAAGCCTTTGCCGAGCTCATGATCGAGTGGTGCGAGAAGTATCCCATCCTTTCGATCGAGGATCCGGCGGCGGATACGGATTGGGAAAGCTGGAAGCGCATCTACGAGGCCGTTGGCCACAAAGTTCAGATCATTGGCGACGATCTTTTTACGACCAATCTGAAGCGTATCCAAGAAGGCATTTCGCGCGGCGTGGCCAATAGCGTGCTGATCAAGCTCAACCAAATCGGTTCGGTCACGGAGACGATGGAAGCGATTCGAGCGACCCAAGCGGCGGGCTGGCTGCCGGTGGTTTCGGCCCGCAGTGGTGAGACCGAGGACGCGTTTATCTGCCACCTCGCAGTGGCCACGAACGCTGGGCAGCTCAAGGTCGGTTCGTTTGCCCGCAGCGAGCGGATGGTGAAGTGGAACGAGTGCCTGAGGATCGAGCGTCGGCTCGGCGAGCGGGCACGATTTGTTGGATCACGAATCTACGATTTAATATTCGCTCAGCGCTTGACCACTTGA
- a CDS encoding MFS transporter — protein MSELKEAPMQEQSDSVEIPEKDRVPIPQKISFGFGIVSDHLATFSLNSFTMPIFNIILQLSPSLIGYALMIARLWDAFTDPLIGSLSDNSKSPKGRRKPFVFWGALLTGAFFPFLWLAPVAWSQTLTFIYLVGALLIYFTFYSIFSVPYQSLGMELTPNYRERTNVYSWMSYIQQISSFTVPWLLALTTLSVFRDELQGTRIVSIGVGIAIAAAGVLPALFCVEKFSTIAQTQKKENPLKSLRSLSKNRPLIFVFAAIGTYLLAISATQALDVHVKTYYIYGGDLKEGAFLFGYDGTLRVVFSFVAAFLIQALSKKFDKKHLILACIATIFICKIGILVTYIPGKPLLTFITKPFLSMGETGFWILILSMRADVADWDEYKFGRRREGLIAAVGNWIAKLSMTAAMALGGIVLQYIAGFDVSLGGNQSPETLSRLIWSYALIPASAAAAMFILMIKYPLTHNMMADVRATLEERRDAV, from the coding sequence ATGAGTGAATTGAAAGAAGCGCCGATGCAGGAACAAAGCGACTCGGTAGAAATACCGGAGAAGGACCGCGTACCGATCCCGCAAAAGATCTCCTTCGGATTCGGCATCGTGTCTGACCATCTGGCGACTTTCAGCCTCAACTCGTTCACGATGCCCATCTTCAATATCATCCTGCAACTTTCGCCCAGCCTTATTGGGTACGCATTGATGATTGCTCGCTTATGGGACGCATTCACCGACCCCCTAATTGGATCGTTATCTGACAATTCTAAAAGTCCCAAAGGTCGTCGCAAACCATTTGTATTTTGGGGTGCACTTTTAACTGGAGCCTTTTTCCCTTTCCTTTGGCTCGCTCCCGTAGCGTGGAGTCAGACTCTGACTTTTATTTACCTAGTCGGAGCACTTCTGATCTACTTCACGTTCTACTCAATATTCTCGGTTCCTTATCAGTCTTTGGGGATGGAGCTTACGCCTAACTATCGCGAGCGTACCAATGTGTATTCGTGGATGTCATACATCCAGCAAATCTCCAGTTTCACGGTCCCATGGCTACTCGCACTTACAACCTTGTCGGTCTTTCGAGACGAACTACAAGGCACGCGGATAGTTAGTATTGGAGTTGGCATAGCCATCGCTGCTGCTGGAGTTCTTCCGGCCCTCTTTTGTGTCGAGAAGTTTAGCACTATTGCTCAGACTCAAAAGAAAGAGAATCCACTCAAGTCGCTCAGGTCCCTGAGTAAAAACCGACCACTCATTTTCGTGTTCGCGGCAATTGGAACGTACCTTCTAGCGATATCCGCAACCCAAGCTCTCGACGTCCACGTTAAAACCTACTATATCTATGGGGGAGATTTAAAAGAAGGAGCATTTCTTTTTGGATACGACGGAACGCTTCGGGTCGTATTTTCGTTTGTAGCAGCTTTCCTAATTCAAGCACTCTCTAAAAAGTTCGATAAGAAACATCTCATCCTCGCTTGTATCGCTACCATCTTTATCTGCAAGATCGGCATTCTCGTCACCTACATCCCAGGCAAGCCTTTATTAACTTTCATAACAAAACCCTTTCTATCAATGGGAGAAACGGGGTTCTGGATACTCATTCTCTCCATGCGTGCCGATGTTGCAGATTGGGATGAATACAAATTTGGTCGTCGTCGCGAGGGATTGATCGCAGCGGTAGGAAACTGGATTGCCAAACTCTCCATGACTGCCGCAATGGCCTTAGGCGGTATCGTATTGCAGTACATCGCCGGTTTCGACGTCAGTTTAGGAGGCAATCAAAGCCCCGAAACGCTATCTAGGTTGATTTGGTCCTACGCCCTCATACCAGCTAGCGCCGCAGCAGCGATGTTCATACTGATGATAAAGTACCCGCTTACTCACAACATGATGGCAGATGTACGTGCGACCCTGGAAGAAAGGCGCGACGCAGTTTAG
- the bglX gene encoding beta-glucosidase BglX — MKSNIAGRPLMCLILLANSLLPLCWSRESYKLEDIIESLSLEEKAGQLNLVPLEGEPTDELLQAIREGKIGSLLKSNGAEQNLRIQKVAVEESASGIPILFQEDVIHGYKTITPTPLAEAASWDLELIRASAALAAREAASSGIHLTYAPMVDISRDPRWGRILEGSGEDPYLGAMIAVARVRGFQESGLDFHQNLLACAKHFAGYGATLAGRDYNISDLSERELREIHLPPFQSAIDANVSSVMSAYTSYDALPASANPFLLRTILRQEMGFRGLLMTDWDTIGNLCRIGIAKDNRAAAKMAFKAGIEMDMFSQAYLEHIPELVRLGDIDEDQLNQAVSKVLELKQKARLFDDPYAYFDKEREEKELLSDDNRNLAKDIARKSIVLLKNDNSLLPFSPDIKSIAVVGPFAKAKRDLLGWWSAMGSPEETVSIWEGLAEQLGQNVELSYAPGCSIVRFEKSGASLLPEAVNISRRADVAIIVVGEEYWMSGEGGGTASLHLPGLQEQLIAEVAATGTPVVTVVVTGKPYILTEVARHSDAIIQAWMPGTMGGAAVAEILTGAFNPSGKLPVTFPIHQGQIPIYYSYRRTSHPFDPGPKDNRYTASHRDIGIRPLYPFGYGLSYTTFLYSEIRLSSDTMRTGGSIEASVTVTNTGENNGREIVQLYISDEIASVTRPVKELKGFQLIDLNVGESQTVTFEITPDSLSFIGADYKAIREPGRFVLQIGTSSEETKQAAFTLVGGWSE; from the coding sequence ATGAAAAGCAACATCGCTGGACGACCTCTCATGTGCCTCATACTGCTGGCCAACAGCCTACTACCGCTATGCTGGTCTCGCGAGTCATACAAATTAGAAGATATAATTGAATCGCTCAGTCTCGAAGAGAAAGCCGGGCAACTGAATCTGGTACCGTTGGAAGGCGAGCCTACCGACGAGCTTCTGCAGGCAATTCGCGAAGGCAAAATCGGCAGCCTACTCAAGTCGAATGGAGCGGAACAAAACCTCCGAATCCAAAAAGTCGCAGTTGAAGAATCAGCAAGCGGAATACCGATATTGTTCCAGGAAGATGTGATTCATGGATACAAAACCATAACCCCGACGCCCCTTGCGGAGGCGGCAAGCTGGGATTTGGAACTGATTCGAGCATCTGCCGCACTTGCCGCAAGAGAGGCCGCCTCTTCTGGTATCCACCTCACCTATGCTCCAATGGTCGACATTTCACGCGACCCACGCTGGGGGCGCATTCTCGAAGGATCAGGCGAAGACCCCTATCTTGGGGCTATGATCGCAGTGGCTCGCGTGCGGGGATTTCAAGAGTCCGGACTAGATTTCCATCAAAACCTTCTAGCTTGCGCCAAGCATTTCGCCGGTTACGGGGCCACCCTAGCAGGGCGAGACTACAACATATCTGACTTATCGGAACGCGAGCTTCGGGAAATACATCTCCCACCCTTCCAATCTGCGATAGACGCCAACGTATCAAGCGTCATGAGTGCCTACACATCCTATGATGCTCTCCCTGCTTCGGCGAATCCGTTTCTTCTACGCACGATTCTGCGGCAAGAAATGGGATTCAGGGGCTTGCTTATGACAGACTGGGATACTATCGGAAATCTGTGCAGAATCGGCATCGCTAAAGACAATCGTGCTGCGGCCAAGATGGCCTTCAAGGCGGGCATAGAAATGGATATGTTTTCCCAAGCCTATCTTGAACATATCCCAGAACTCGTGCGTCTGGGAGACATCGATGAGGATCAGCTAAATCAAGCTGTGAGCAAAGTTTTGGAGCTGAAGCAAAAAGCGAGACTGTTCGACGACCCCTATGCGTACTTCGACAAAGAACGGGAGGAAAAGGAATTGTTGTCCGACGACAATCGCAATCTTGCTAAGGATATCGCAAGAAAATCGATTGTTCTTCTCAAGAATGATAACTCCCTTCTTCCCTTTTCCCCCGATATCAAGTCCATAGCTGTTGTTGGTCCCTTCGCGAAAGCGAAACGCGATCTCCTGGGCTGGTGGAGCGCCATGGGCTCTCCCGAAGAAACCGTATCCATTTGGGAAGGACTAGCCGAACAGCTCGGCCAAAACGTCGAGCTTTCCTACGCGCCAGGTTGCTCCATAGTTCGCTTTGAGAAATCTGGGGCCAGTCTTCTTCCGGAAGCGGTCAATATCAGTCGCAGAGCGGACGTAGCGATCATCGTAGTGGGCGAAGAATACTGGATGAGTGGCGAGGGAGGAGGAACCGCATCCTTGCATCTCCCTGGTTTGCAGGAGCAGCTCATCGCTGAGGTCGCTGCAACCGGCACACCTGTCGTCACTGTAGTCGTAACCGGCAAGCCCTACATTCTCACCGAGGTTGCGCGGCATTCCGATGCGATTATCCAGGCGTGGATGCCAGGAACAATGGGAGGGGCTGCAGTCGCCGAAATCCTGACAGGAGCCTTCAATCCTTCAGGGAAGTTACCCGTAACGTTTCCCATACACCAAGGCCAGATTCCCATTTACTACAGCTATCGCAGAACAAGCCATCCATTCGATCCAGGCCCTAAAGACAATCGCTACACCGCGTCGCACAGAGACATTGGCATCAGGCCTCTTTACCCATTCGGATACGGCCTGAGTTATACGACCTTCCTGTATTCTGAAATTCGACTGAGTTCAGACACCATGAGAACAGGCGGATCCATCGAAGCGAGCGTAACCGTCACTAATACCGGCGAAAACAACGGTCGCGAAATCGTCCAGCTCTACATCAGCGACGAAATAGCCTCGGTGACCCGCCCCGTAAAAGAACTCAAAGGGTTCCAGCTGATCGATCTGAATGTAGGCGAATCACAAACCGTGACCTTCGAGATAACGCCAGATTCCCTGTCATTCATCGGTGCCGACTACAAAGCTATCCGCGAACCAGGTAGGTTCGTCCTTCAAATCGGCACTTCCTCCGAAGAAACGAAACAGGCCGCATTTACGTTGGTCGGTGGCTGGTCCGAATAA
- a CDS encoding CRTAC1 family protein, with protein sequence MPMNIARFAVAVFPAFALIETTASPVTFKEVTDQVGLNSEPSWKYSGPTVADLNNDGRYDLVLCNHDRTPIQIFWGQEDNTFKEAPSPLPKCDAHGIAPGDYDNDGDMDLVVAVGGGNGQNPKAPHLLRNDDGNFVDVTDAAGISGMGARGRSPRWVDLDSDGDLDLLQINAAQIVNETGPRNLLFENQGDGTFVYRSSPAFEQLDAERVLLTDFNGDHIPDLIVFSPIAFWQGDNAFGFEDVTKKWLPPAFFRGDLINAVAEADIDNDGDPDYYLARGKTHYRTGNDAISFDPQTGRLDLRDEGNKSHDGLEFTAGEQIELCDFYHWPRGRDVVLPVFLGSNKTLTKTPTETISIDSKDALGFPDSTSEDGWFLGYLGDGIWRLEWNLNDNLAWDIRASILGVSKIDPYFVPQDLGEDDVLLRNDGNRFTEISGRLPIESRENNWGVTHGDFNNDGLEDFFVYRFGELVYRVPDLLILNKGDCRFEAFTDHGANKLPEKSHGDMGSTLDFDLDGRVDILSGDDDNGRWRLYRNTTEDTGNYLTLHIQYSNTGIDPIGAEVTFSSQNGKHFQRVGSRGTAFYQSVHNFIHFGLGETTSVEEITIRWRDGSTQTLQNITANQIVAVGHLGR encoded by the coding sequence AGCTGGAAATACAGCGGTCCTACTGTAGCGGACCTAAACAACGACGGGCGCTACGATCTGGTCCTTTGTAACCACGATCGCACTCCCATTCAGATTTTCTGGGGACAGGAAGACAATACATTCAAGGAAGCGCCCTCGCCACTGCCCAAGTGCGACGCCCATGGAATCGCTCCCGGCGATTACGACAACGATGGTGACATGGATCTTGTCGTAGCAGTCGGCGGCGGCAATGGGCAGAATCCGAAAGCCCCTCATCTGCTACGAAACGACGATGGAAACTTTGTTGACGTCACCGACGCCGCGGGCATCTCTGGCATGGGTGCTCGCGGCCGCTCTCCGCGTTGGGTCGATCTTGATTCCGACGGCGACTTGGACCTGCTGCAGATCAATGCAGCGCAAATCGTAAACGAAACCGGACCGCGAAACCTGCTCTTCGAAAACCAAGGCGATGGGACATTCGTCTACCGCAGCAGTCCAGCTTTCGAGCAGCTAGACGCGGAACGGGTTTTGCTAACCGATTTCAATGGCGACCACATCCCCGACCTAATCGTTTTTTCCCCCATTGCATTCTGGCAAGGCGACAACGCCTTCGGATTCGAAGACGTAACAAAGAAATGGTTGCCCCCTGCGTTCTTCAGGGGCGATTTGATCAACGCGGTCGCGGAAGCCGACATAGACAACGATGGGGATCCGGACTACTACTTGGCCCGCGGCAAGACTCACTACCGCACGGGCAACGATGCGATTTCCTTCGATCCCCAAACAGGTCGCCTCGACCTGCGAGACGAAGGCAACAAGAGTCACGACGGTCTCGAATTCACAGCAGGCGAACAAATCGAACTGTGCGATTTCTACCACTGGCCTCGCGGTCGCGACGTCGTTTTGCCGGTCTTCCTCGGCTCGAACAAAACCCTCACGAAAACGCCCACTGAAACGATATCCATTGACTCCAAGGATGCACTCGGCTTCCCCGATTCAACTAGTGAAGATGGATGGTTTCTAGGCTACCTTGGCGACGGGATTTGGCGTTTGGAGTGGAACCTGAACGATAATTTAGCCTGGGACATACGAGCGTCCATATTGGGCGTATCCAAAATCGATCCCTATTTCGTGCCGCAGGATCTAGGCGAGGACGACGTGTTGCTCCGCAACGATGGCAACCGTTTCACTGAAATCTCGGGGCGTTTGCCAATCGAGTCCCGCGAAAACAACTGGGGCGTCACTCACGGTGACTTCAACAACGACGGATTGGAAGACTTCTTCGTTTACCGATTCGGCGAACTGGTCTACCGAGTTCCCGACCTTCTTATCCTCAACAAAGGAGATTGCCGATTCGAAGCCTTCACCGACCATGGGGCGAACAAGCTGCCCGAAAAGAGCCACGGTGACATGGGCAGCACTCTTGATTTCGATCTAGATGGGCGAGTAGATATTCTTAGCGGCGATGATGATAACGGCCGCTGGCGTCTCTACCGTAACACCACTGAAGATACAGGCAATTACCTGACACTCCACATCCAGTATTCGAATACCGGAATCGATCCGATTGGAGCAGAGGTCACTTTTTCATCCCAAAATGGAAAGCATTTTCAACGCGTAGGCTCACGAGGTACAGCATTCTACCAAAGTGTCCACAACTTCATACATTTTGGTCTCGGGGAAACGACTTCGGTTGAAGAAATCACCATCCGCTGGCGCGATGGTTCAACTCAAACGCTGCAAAACATAACAGCCAATCAGATCGTTGCCGTAGGCCATTTGGGTCGTTAG